A part of Halobacillus shinanisalinarum genomic DNA contains:
- the yabP gene encoding sporulation protein YabP, which translates to MNVRTHQVDHNVKMWNRRNLEISGVREVDSFDSEEFLLQTSMGYLVIRGQNLQMKNLDLEEGEVSIKGRVYEMSYLDENQGEKAKGLFSKLFK; encoded by the coding sequence ATGAATGTACGGACACATCAAGTCGATCATAATGTGAAGATGTGGAATAGAAGAAACCTCGAGATCTCCGGTGTCAGAGAAGTAGACAGCTTTGACAGTGAAGAGTTTTTACTACAGACAAGTATGGGCTACTTAGTGATACGCGGACAGAATCTCCAGATGAAGAACTTGGATCTGGAGGAGGGAGAAGTTTCTATAAAAGGCCGCGTGTATGAGATGTCTTATCTCGACGAGAACCAAGGGGAGAAAGCTAAAGGACTATTTAGCAAGCTTTTCAAATGA
- a CDS encoding S1 domain-containing RNA-binding protein, whose translation MSIEVGSKLQGKVTGITNFGAFVELPEGQTGLVHISEVADNYVKDINEHLSQGDQVEVKVINVGDDGKIGLSIKKAKENYGRRAPKKPRKPAESFEQKMSAFMKDSEDRLASLKKQTETKRGGRGAKRG comes from the coding sequence ATGTCCATTGAAGTAGGCAGCAAGTTGCAGGGTAAGGTAACGGGTATCACTAATTTCGGAGCATTTGTTGAGCTCCCTGAAGGACAGACCGGTCTGGTTCACATTAGTGAAGTTGCCGATAACTATGTAAAAGACATTAATGAACACCTTAGCCAAGGTGACCAAGTAGAGGTCAAAGTCATTAATGTCGGGGATGATGGGAAGATTGGCTTATCCATCAAGAAAGCAAAAGAAAACTACGGTCGTCGTGCGCCAAAAAAACCTCGTAAACCGGCGGAATCATTCGAACAAAAAATGAGTGCCTTTATGAAGGATAGCGAAGATCGTCTAGCATCACTGAAAAAGCAAACCGAAACCAAACGTGGAGGTCGGGGTGCTAAAAGAGGATAG
- a CDS encoding SpoIIE family protein phosphatase, translating into MMELGRGKYALAISDGMGNGARAHEESMETLRLLKQILQSGIKESVAIKSINSILSLRTNDEIFSTLDLAVIDLHQATSKFIKVGSTPSFIKRGRQIFAVESGNLPMGIIEDVEVDTTSEQLKAGDLLIMVSDGILEGPKHLENVEIWLKRKIREIDRTDPQEVADLLLEEVIRTQAGAIDDDMTVLVARIEHYVPEWSAIPFDKKRA; encoded by the coding sequence ATGATGGAGCTCGGACGAGGGAAGTATGCTCTTGCTATTAGTGATGGTATGGGAAATGGAGCGCGAGCGCACGAGGAGAGTATGGAGACTCTTCGTTTGCTAAAACAAATTTTGCAATCCGGAATAAAAGAATCGGTGGCCATAAAGTCGATCAATTCTATCCTCTCATTACGGACAAATGATGAGATATTTTCAACGCTTGATTTAGCAGTGATCGACCTGCACCAAGCCACGTCCAAATTTATAAAAGTAGGCAGTACCCCAAGCTTTATTAAACGAGGGAGGCAGATTTTTGCCGTCGAGTCGGGGAACCTTCCGATGGGCATTATCGAAGACGTCGAGGTAGATACAACGAGTGAGCAGCTCAAGGCAGGAGATCTGCTAATCATGGTGAGCGATGGCATTCTCGAAGGTCCGAAGCACTTAGAGAATGTGGAAATTTGGTTGAAACGGAAAATAAGAGAGATTGACCGAACGGACCCTCAAGAGGTCGCTGATCTACTATTAGAAGAGGTGATACGAACACAGGCAGGCGCGATTGATGATGATATGACGGTGCTTGTTGCTAGGATTGAACATTACGTTCCGGAGTGGTCTGCCATTCCTTTTGATAAAAAACGAGCCTAG
- a CDS encoding serine/threonine protein kinase, translated as MKKQDFNFTPGMTLQGKWQGHTYRIIKKLGEGACGVVYLCKHNGYTYALKVGTDSSRMMLEVNMLKKFSKVQGVKLGPSFVDVDDWVSQKQVTYPFYVMEYVQGELLLAFLQGRTKDWIALTAVQLLSDLEHLHEAGYAFGDLKTDNLLMSASRIRWIDVGGVTAFGRAIKEFTEFYDRGYWGYGSRKAEAGYDLFAVTMIMLEMVYPKRFIKGKHPHKTLQHKLALAPMPEFYKKVISRCWQGKYQTAQEMKGDLEKGLMKRQATPSRTSRKKSKKPSTSRSDWGEWIAVSILVGMFYGLSLLNGWL; from the coding sequence ATGAAGAAACAGGATTTTAACTTTACACCTGGAATGACTTTGCAGGGGAAATGGCAGGGACATACTTACCGAATTATAAAGAAGCTCGGAGAAGGGGCCTGTGGTGTCGTCTATTTATGCAAACACAATGGCTATACGTATGCCCTAAAGGTGGGTACAGATAGTTCGAGGATGATGCTTGAGGTGAATATGCTAAAGAAATTCAGTAAGGTCCAAGGTGTGAAACTTGGGCCTTCTTTTGTGGACGTTGATGATTGGGTGAGCCAAAAACAAGTTACTTATCCTTTCTATGTGATGGAATATGTACAAGGAGAGCTGCTGCTAGCCTTCCTGCAGGGCAGAACTAAAGACTGGATCGCATTGACTGCAGTTCAACTTCTTAGTGATCTTGAGCATCTGCATGAAGCAGGTTATGCCTTTGGTGATCTAAAGACAGACAATCTACTTATGTCAGCTTCACGTATAAGGTGGATTGATGTCGGGGGAGTCACAGCATTCGGCAGGGCAATTAAAGAATTCACCGAATTTTATGATCGCGGCTACTGGGGGTATGGGTCAAGAAAGGCAGAAGCTGGTTACGACCTATTTGCTGTAACAATGATTATGCTTGAGATGGTCTATCCTAAGAGATTTATCAAAGGGAAGCACCCTCATAAGACATTACAGCACAAGTTAGCCTTAGCACCGATGCCTGAATTTTACAAAAAGGTGATTTCCAGATGTTGGCAAGGAAAGTACCAAACAGCCCAAGAAATGAAGGGAGATCTTGAAAAAGGCTTAATGAAGCGGCAAGCTACACCTTCGAGAACTTCCAGGAAAAAATCTAAGAAACCATCAACTAGTCGGTCTGATTGGGGCGAATGGATAGCTGTTTCAATCCTAGTTGGCATGTTTTACGGGTTATCATTGTTGAATGGCTGGCTGTAA
- the yabQ gene encoding spore cortex biosynthesis protein YabQ has protein sequence MTLTAQFMTMIAMISGGIYIGAAVDTFERLFYKRNKKSWLELVWQLAFWVIQAALLFFLLFIVNYGELRLYVFVAILCGYAAYRGLLQPGYKKILEHVINVATKLITFFLRLFNAVIIWPIRTIILLITSLLFAVYKVFYKCTHLLFLVVLYPFLLVFRAIWKLLPIKAKKNLNKTAGFWVKIKNTINKWKDRTRK, from the coding sequence ATGACACTGACAGCACAATTTATGACGATGATCGCAATGATAAGCGGTGGGATCTATATCGGAGCAGCAGTAGATACTTTTGAACGACTTTTTTATAAAAGAAATAAGAAGAGCTGGCTTGAGCTCGTTTGGCAGCTTGCCTTCTGGGTGATTCAGGCTGCTCTTCTTTTTTTTCTATTGTTTATCGTGAACTACGGTGAATTGCGTCTGTATGTTTTTGTAGCGATACTATGTGGATATGCTGCGTATCGTGGATTACTGCAACCAGGCTATAAAAAAATACTGGAACACGTTATAAATGTTGCAACAAAATTAATCACCTTCTTCTTGCGTCTCTTTAATGCTGTGATTATTTGGCCGATTCGAACCATTATTTTACTTATTACTTCTTTACTATTTGCCGTTTATAAAGTATTTTATAAGTGTACTCATTTATTGTTTCTTGTCGTTTTATATCCATTCCTGTTGGTTTTTCGTGCAATTTGGAAGTTATTGCCAATAAAAGCGAAAAAAAATTTAAACAAAACAGCAGGGTTTTGGGTTAAAATAAAGAATACTATAAATAAATGGAAAGATCGAACGCGCAAATAA
- a CDS encoding FtsB family cell division protein, whose protein sequence is MAKKQSVARLDSTYMKHYDAYMERHTKKKKRLFRRIVLFALFVMIVVGSMVTFHIQQQSLQANKQEHYEELQAKMETLKEKEKSLNEEIKLLNNEEYVLQIARSDYFFSKEGEIIFKMPNEDPSY, encoded by the coding sequence ATGGCAAAAAAACAGTCTGTGGCTCGCCTAGATTCTACATACATGAAGCACTATGACGCCTATATGGAACGGCATACCAAAAAGAAAAAGCGCCTTTTCCGCCGAATCGTCCTGTTTGCTTTATTCGTAATGATCGTGGTAGGCTCCATGGTGACTTTTCATATTCAACAACAATCGTTACAGGCAAATAAACAAGAGCATTATGAGGAACTACAAGCTAAAATGGAAACACTAAAGGAGAAAGAGAAGAGTCTTAACGAAGAAATCAAACTTCTTAATAATGAAGAATACGTACTACAAATTGCAAGGTCAGACTATTTCTTCTCTAAAGAAGGCGAGATTATCTTTAAAATGCCAAATGAGGACCCTTCGTATTGA
- a CDS encoding vWA domain-containing protein produces MVTTKQEGYAMKPGRLKQILLLTDGCSNYGEDPVAVAALARNQGVTVNVIGVLDDEQRNHPQGLEEVQSIAEAGGGVSQIVYQKNLSQTVQMVTRQAMTQTIQGVVNNELQQILGQGKTMEELPPEQRGEVVEVVDDLGEMCDLEVLVLVDSSASMHHKLPTVKEALYDLSLSLNARTGSNQFSIFSFPDPKDTIKKMVDWTPELDAIHGIFSKLASGGYTPTGPALKEALYSFASKSVQRNRQDGEDPYEETGF; encoded by the coding sequence ATGGTGACAACGAAACAGGAGGGATATGCTATGAAGCCAGGACGTCTTAAACAAATTCTATTGTTAACTGACGGATGTTCAAATTACGGGGAGGATCCGGTAGCTGTAGCCGCCTTAGCCAGGAATCAGGGGGTCACGGTCAATGTCATTGGCGTGCTTGATGATGAACAGAGGAATCATCCTCAAGGTCTTGAAGAAGTACAATCCATTGCAGAAGCGGGCGGCGGGGTCAGCCAAATTGTGTATCAGAAAAATTTATCACAAACCGTTCAAATGGTGACAAGACAAGCGATGACACAAACGATTCAAGGTGTGGTGAACAACGAACTGCAGCAAATTCTTGGGCAAGGAAAAACGATGGAAGAACTGCCTCCCGAGCAGCGGGGTGAAGTTGTAGAAGTCGTCGATGATTTAGGAGAGATGTGCGACCTTGAGGTGCTCGTTCTCGTTGATTCAAGTGCAAGCATGCATCATAAGCTTCCGACCGTTAAAGAAGCACTCTATGATTTATCGCTTAGTTTGAATGCACGAACAGGCTCCAATCAGTTCAGTATTTTTTCTTTTCCAGATCCGAAAGATACAATTAAAAAAATGGTAGATTGGACGCCAGAGCTCGACGCCATTCATGGGATATTTTCTAAGCTCGCGAGCGGGGGATATACACCGACAGGCCCTGCTCTTAAAGAAGCATTATATTCTTTTGCAAGTAAATCGGTCCAAAGAAACAGGCAGGATGGAGAAGACCCTTATGAAGAAACAGGATTTTAA
- a CDS encoding RNA-binding S4 domain-containing protein: protein MRLDKFLKISRLIKRRTLAKEVADQGRISINGLKSKAATDVSVGDELTIQFGQKILTIEVKSLRENVKKDEATTLYEIKNEEPVNK, encoded by the coding sequence ATGCGTTTAGATAAATTTCTAAAGATATCCCGCTTAATTAAGCGAAGAACCTTAGCAAAAGAAGTGGCCGATCAGGGAAGAATTAGCATTAACGGACTAAAGAGTAAAGCAGCTACAGACGTATCCGTTGGTGACGAGCTAACCATCCAGTTCGGCCAAAAGATCCTAACGATTGAAGTAAAATCTCTAAGGGAAAATGTGAAAAAAGACGAAGCGACCACATTATATGAAATTAAAAACGAAGAACCGGTTAATAAGTAA